In Solanum pennellii chromosome 7, SPENNV200, the following are encoded in one genomic region:
- the LOC107025628 gene encoding expansin-A12, translating to MENFVPNIKILRFVLLFTTCNLFIVEINAQNWLNGRATFYGVNQDPSTFGGACGYDNPYHAGFGVNTAALSSALFRNGQACGACYRVRCNRQLDRRWCIPHGAVTVTATNFCPPNNHGGWCDAPRQHFDMSLPAFLRIARQGNEGVVPVLYTRVACKRSGGVRFTLKGQSNFNMVMISNVGGSGDIKSVSIRGSRTKTWIPMYRNWGVNWQSRNDLRSQTLSFRITLVDGKTVKFINVVPSAWKFGQTFASRRQFN from the exons atggaGAATTTTGTTCCTAACATTAAGATTTTGAGGTTTGTTTTGTTGTTTACTACTTGTAATTTGTTTATTGTGGAGATTAACGCACAAAATTGGCTTAATGGTCGTGCTACTTTTTATGGAGTCAATCAAGATCCAAGCACTTTCG GTGGAGCTTGTGGTTATGACAACCCTTATCATGCTGGATTTGGAGTTAACACAGCGGCATTAAGTAGTGCCTTATTCAGAAATGGACAAGCATGTGGAGCTTGCTATAGAGTGAGATGCAACCGCCAGCTCGATCGCAGGTGGTGCATCCCACATGGGGCCGTCACTGTGACGGCCACTAACTTCTGCCCTCCAAATAACCACGGAGGGTGGTGTGATGCACCACGTCAACATTTTGACATGTCTTTGCCCGCTTTCCTTCGCATTGCTAGACAAGGCAATGAAGGTGTTGTTCCCGTTCTCTACACCag GGTGGCATGTAAGAGGAGTGGAGGAGTACGTTTCACATTAAAAGGACAATCAAATTTCAACATGGTGATGATATCTAATGTGGGAGGTAGTGGTGATATTAAGAGTGTTTCTATTAGAGGCTCAAGAACAAAAACTTGGATTCCAATGTATAGAAATTGGGGTGTCAATTGGCAAAGTCGAAACGATCTTCGATCACAAACGTTGTCGTTTAGAATCAcattggttgatggtaagacggTGAAATTCATCAACGTTGTACCTTCTGCATGGAAATTTGGACAAACTTTTGCCTCACGCagacaatttaattaa
- the LOC107024412 gene encoding pentatricopeptide repeat-containing protein At4g21705, mitochondrial-like → MLGSLNHCCSSVSSQSTKPISSSMNFAILRRSISYNLLQRAFPVRAYCTVYSSNSKRNNLFSRISPVRHADLIIPVLDEWVDEGRKVTSFELQRIVRDLRSRKRFSQALQVSEWMSVRGLCPFKSGDCAVHLDLIGVVHGWEAAECYFNNLTDEQKNDKTSGALFNCYIRERLVEKSLTHFQKMKELGYAHCTLVYNNLMCLYRSTGQLEQVSEVLSEMKENGVTPNNFSYRICINCCGERADFSGMEKLLEEMESQPFISADWITYSMMANVYIKAKFKEKALIFLKKLEDRLHKDPIGYNHLISHYGNLGNKEEMLRLWGVHKVVCKKQINRDYITMLGSLVKLGELETAETVLKEWESSCRTYDFRVPNILLIGYCQNDLVDKAETMLHDIIKKGQTPIPNSWAIIAAGYLNMNNMEKAFECMKEAIAVRGQNPAWRPKPHLVSSISKWLGDQQDSREVEAFLSSLKTVVTGNKDVHDATRNTEASGTEEENEKEEILSYEQSK, encoded by the exons ATGTTGGGAAGCTTAAACCATTGTTGTTCTTCAGTATCATCACAATCAACAAAGCCAATAAGCTCATCAATGAACTTCGCAATTTTGAGAAGATCAATTTCTTACAATCTTCTTCAAAGAGCTTTTCCAGTTCGTGCTTATTGCACTGTGTATTCTTCAAATTCGAAGCGTAACAATTTGTTTTCCAGAATTAGCCCTGTGAGGCATGCGGATCTCATAATTCCAGTTCTGGATGAATGGGTGGATGAGGGCAGAAAAGTCACTAGCTTCGAGCTTCAACGCATTGTTCGTGATCTCCGTAGCCGTAAACGGTTTTCTCAAGCTCTCCAG GTTTCAGAGTGGATGAGTGTCAGAGGTCTCTGCCCTTTCAAGTCAGGAGACTGTGCTGTGCATTTGGATCTTATTGGTGTTGTGCATGGTTGGGAAGCTGCAGAGTGCTACTTTAATAACCTTACCGATGAACAGAAGAATGATAAGACTTCCGGTGCTCTCTTTAACTGTTATATTAGAGAACGCCTAGTTGAGAAGTCCCTAACCCACTTTCAGAAAATGAAGGAACTTGGTTATGCTCACTGTACTCTTGTTTACAACAATCTCATGTGCCTTTACAGAAGTACTGGCCAACTCGAGCAAGTCTCTGAAGTGCTATCAGAGATGAAGGAGAATGGTGTCACCCCTAATAACTTCAGCTATCGGATCTGCATCAATTGCTGTGGAGAAAGAGCTGATTTTAGTGGTATGGAGAAGCTTCTTGAAGAAATGGAAAGTCAGCCTTTCATATCGGCGGACTGGATCACCTATTCCATGATGGCTAATGTTTATATTAAAGCCAAGTTCAAGGAGAAAGctcttattttcttgaaaaagttaGAAGATAGGCTACATAAAGATCCAATAGGTTACAATCATTTGATCTCCCACTACGGAAATCTAGGCAACAAGGAAGAGATGTTGCGATTGTGGGGTGTACATAAGGTTGTGTGTAAAAAGCAAATTAACAGGGACTACATCACCATGTTAGGTTCCTTAGTgaagcttggtgaactagagaCAGCTGAGACCGTGCTAAAAGAGTGGGAGTCTTCTTGCCGCACCTATGATTTTAGAGTGCCAAATATCCTTCTAATTGGATATTGCCAGAATGACTTAGTTGATAAAGCTGAAACCATGCTGCATGATATTATCAAGAAAGGTCAGACACCAATCCCAAATAGTTGGGCTATCATCGCTGCAGGGTACTTGAATATGAATAATATGGAAAAGGCTTTTGAATGCATGAAAGAAGCTATAGCTGTACGAGGACAAAATCCCGCATGGAGACCAAAACCCCATCTGGTGTCAAGCATAAGTAAATGGCTCGGTGACCAACAAGACTCTAGAGAAGTAGAGGCTTTCCTTAGCTCATTAAAGACAGTAGTTACTGGAAATAAAGACGTGCATGATGCGACTAGAAACACAGAAGCCAGTGGAACAGAAGAAgagaatgaaaaagaagaaattctTAGCTATGAGCAGAGCAAGTAA
- the LOC107024103 gene encoding E3 ubiquitin-protein ligase RMA3-like, with product MALEQNFVDEDMFTFVSEEDVSLKKGSAIPVPVPTSSSDNITGGYDCNICLDSAHDPVVTLCGHLYCWPCIYKWLQVDRSTPGSEEKCKCPVCKAHISNSSLVPLYGRGTSSTESESKKSQRDVVVPRRPQAIEIATLVNSLSPASHVSQQLHHRQSVPSAFGSYAALAPSSFGGTSTISLSSPTVGVFGEMFLGRMFGNSDTSLFAYPHPNTSTIPGSGGFRMRQVEKSLNRLSIFLFCCIILCLLLF from the coding sequence ATGGCTTTGGAACAAAATTTTGTTGATGAAGATATGTTCACTTTTGTATCTGAAGAAGATGTTTCCCTTAAGAAGGGGAGTGCAATTCCAGTTCCAGTTCCAACATCAAGTTCTGACAATATAACAGGAGGTTATGATTGCAATATTTGTCTCGACTCGGCACACGATCCAGTTGTCACCCTCTGCGGACACCTCTACTGCTGGCCTTGCATTTACAAGTGGCTTCAAGTTGATAGATCTACTCCGGGATCAGAAGAGAAATGTAAATGTCCAGTCTGTAAGGCTCACATCTCAAACTCATCGCTGGTACCTCTCTATGGCCGTGGAACATCATCCACAGAATCTGAATCCAAGAAGTCTCAACGGGATGTTGTAGTACCACGCAGGCCTCAAGCCATTGAGATAGCAACTCTCGTTAATTCATTGTCTCCAGCTTCTCACGTGAGTCAGCAACTTCATCACAGACAATCCGTCCCCTCTGCCTTTGGTAGCTATGCTGCTTTGGCTCCATCCAGCTTTGGGGGTACTTCAACGATCAGTTTGTCCAGCCCAACAGTTGGGGTATTCGGAGAAATGTTTTTGGGAAGGATGTTTGGGAACTCAGACACAAGTTTATTTGCTTATCCTCACCCAAACACTTCCACCATTCCAGGAAGTGGCGGTTTTAGAATGAGGCAAGTGGAAAAATCTCTTAACAGATTATCCATCTTTCTTTTCTGCTGCATTATCCTATGCCTTCTCTTATTCTGA